One region of Juglans microcarpa x Juglans regia isolate MS1-56 chromosome 7S, Jm3101_v1.0, whole genome shotgun sequence genomic DNA includes:
- the LOC121240879 gene encoding uncharacterized protein LOC121240879, with translation MRWHKEHSLNEGGTMRHPADAQVWTTFDSDHSWFATDARNIRLGLASDGFNPFNNLAKRYSIWPVILVSYNLPPWFCMKEQFFIMSLIIPGPKSPGNDIDIYLQPLVDELNEIWENGVHTYDAYKNETFRLHAALLWTINDFPAYGNLSSWLTKGKLACPSCNSNTNSVWLTFGRKHCYMGHHRFLFANHLWQKKKSCFNGKDDHRMPPNRLSGPDIVRQLSLLRDVEFGKGRKKRKRTAKELNWTKRMMKSHNCHIFLQRLLPIAVAGCLRNDVAQTLSVDSLAKLESDIVLILCKLEIIFPPSFFNVMVHLALHLPLEALLAGLVQYRWMYPFKWFLERFKRYVKNKTRPEGSIAEAYIHVECLTFCSMYLDDIET, from the exons atgagatggcataaagAGCATAGCCTCAATGAAGGTGGTACTATGAGGCATCCGGCCGATGCACAAGTTTGGACTACTTTCGATAGTGATCATAGTTGGTTTGCTACAGATGCTCGCAATATCAGGCTTGGTTTAGCGAGTGATGGTTTCAATCCTTTCAACAACCTTGCAAAACGATATAGTATCTGGCCCGTTATCCTCGTGTCGTATAACTTGCCTCCGTGGTTCTGCATGAAAGAGCAATTCTTCATCATGTCTCTCATTATTCCTGGTCCAAAATCACCTGGAAATGATATTGATATATACCTGCAGCCCTTGGTAGATGAATTGAATGAGATTTGGGAGAATGGGGTCCATACATATGATGCGTACAAGAATGAAACTTTCAGATTGCATGCGGCATTATTGTGGACAATAAACGACTTCCCCGCATATGGGAACCTGTCGAGTTGGTTAACTAAAGGGAAATTGGCCTGTCCTTCATgcaattcaaatacaaattctGTATGGTTGACCTTTGGTCGTAAGCATTGTTACATGGGACATCATCGCTTCCTTTTCGCAAACCACTTATGGCagaagaaaaaatcttgtttcaatGGAAAGGATGACCACCGCATGCCACCTAACCGTTTATCTGGGCCGGATATTGTCCGTCAACTCAGTCTTCTTAGGGACGTGGAATTTGGAAAAGGTCGGAAGAAAAGAAAGCGGACTGCTAAAGAGTTGAACTGGACCAAGAGAA TGATGAAAAGTCATAACTGTCATATTTTCTTGCAGAGACTACTCCCTATTGCGGTGGCAGGGTGTTTGCGAAATGATGTTGCACAAACTCTAAGTGTGGACAGTTTGGCAAAGCTGGAAAGTGATATCGTCCTGATTCTATGCAAGTTGGAGATTATATTTCCACCGTCATTCTTCAATGTGATGGTCCACCTAGCTCTCCATCTGCCCCTTGAGGCGTTGCTTGCTGGACTAGTtcaatataggtggatgtacCCATTTAAATGGTTCCTTGAAAGATTCAAGCGTTATGTTAAGAATAAGACTCGCCCAGAGGGATCAATAGCGGAAGCATACATTCATGTTGAATGCCTGACATTTTGCTCGATGTATCTCGACGATATTGAGACGTGA